One genomic window of Candidatus Pseudobacter hemicellulosilyticus includes the following:
- a CDS encoding RagB/SusD family nutrient uptake outer membrane protein codes for MTIIPYKKIAWISLAATVGIIGCNRKLDLVPESNIADANFWKSTNDLILACNYLYQSLPYIQNNINATWSDDGYGTAGNPISDGSRVAPAEDDANFTANYRLIRQANNILEKSALVPGDAALIRRYKGEAYFFRAFAYSKLVRRYGDLPLILRTFDVFDTLATAHKSPRETVLDSLYRDLDSAIAALPAAAALPAAEYGRITRNAALALKSNTGLFEGTRNKYHNLGNAGKHLNLALTATETLMGMGHSLFRYAAVPDSSYFYLFQYAGNGRSNPENILARLYGQSATNPIVQHNYTRDNLANGHVTPTRAFMDSYLYEDGLPPERSSLGMPRQANSLSEFTDRDPRIGMTVFNKNVMSFFLAPYIPNFDNAPTGYKVRKYATIEDFVSQQSFNHYIIFRYGEILLNYAELKYELDGSLSDADLDKSINLLRDRAGMPDLTNAFVTGNTLTMLEEIRRERRVELAFEGEHRYWDLVRWKTAETELPKAIKGTRLFPAEQGNTQGRVVDENGFVIVQAATARKFDVSRDYWWPFPTMDVGVNPNMPQNDKW; via the coding sequence ATGACCATCATTCCCTATAAAAAAATAGCCTGGATCAGCCTGGCGGCCACCGTTGGCATCATAGGCTGTAACCGGAAACTGGACCTGGTGCCGGAATCGAATATTGCAGATGCCAATTTCTGGAAGTCTACCAATGACCTGATCCTGGCCTGTAATTATTTGTACCAGTCGCTCCCCTATATCCAGAACAATATCAACGCCACCTGGTCTGATGATGGATACGGCACGGCCGGCAATCCCATCAGCGATGGCTCCCGCGTAGCGCCGGCAGAAGATGATGCCAACTTTACGGCCAATTACCGGCTCATCCGGCAGGCCAATAATATCCTGGAGAAATCCGCCCTGGTGCCCGGCGATGCCGCCCTTATCCGCCGCTACAAAGGGGAGGCCTATTTTTTCAGAGCCTTTGCTTACAGTAAGCTGGTGCGCCGCTATGGCGACCTGCCGCTGATCCTCCGCACCTTTGATGTGTTTGATACCCTGGCCACTGCACATAAATCGCCCCGGGAAACCGTGCTGGACAGCCTGTATCGCGACCTGGATTCCGCCATTGCAGCGCTGCCCGCAGCTGCCGCACTGCCCGCCGCGGAATACGGCCGCATCACCAGGAATGCCGCCCTGGCCCTCAAGTCCAATACCGGCCTGTTTGAAGGCACCCGCAACAAATACCATAACCTCGGCAATGCCGGCAAGCACCTCAACCTGGCCCTGACAGCTACAGAAACACTGATGGGCATGGGACATAGCCTGTTCAGGTATGCCGCCGTGCCGGACAGCAGCTATTTCTACCTGTTCCAGTATGCCGGCAACGGCCGGAGCAACCCGGAGAATATCCTGGCCCGCCTGTACGGACAAAGCGCTACCAATCCCATTGTACAGCATAACTATACCCGCGATAACCTGGCCAATGGGCATGTTACGCCTACCCGGGCCTTTATGGACAGCTATCTCTATGAAGATGGACTGCCTCCCGAAAGATCCAGTCTGGGCATGCCCCGCCAGGCCAATAGCCTGTCTGAGTTCACAGACCGTGATCCGCGTATAGGGATGACCGTTTTCAATAAGAATGTGATGAGCTTTTTCCTGGCGCCCTATATTCCCAATTTCGACAATGCGCCCACCGGCTATAAGGTCCGGAAATATGCCACCATCGAGGATTTTGTATCCCAGCAGAGCTTTAATCACTATATCATCTTCCGCTATGGTGAAATACTGCTCAACTATGCCGAGCTGAAATACGAACTGGACGGCAGCCTCTCCGATGCAGACCTGGATAAATCCATTAACCTGCTGCGGGACCGTGCCGGTATGCCTGATCTGACCAATGCTTTTGTCACCGGTAATACCCTCACTATGCTGGAAGAGATCCGCCGGGAACGCAGGGTGGAGCTGGCTTTTGAAGGTGAGCACCGCTACTGGGATCTGGTACGCTGGAAAACAGCGGAAACGGAACTGCCCAAGGCCATCAAAGGCACCAGGCTGTTCCCCGCCGAGCAGGGCAATACGCAGGGAAGGGTAGTGGATGAGAATGGTTTTGTGATAGTGCAGGCCGCTACTGCACGCAAGTTTGATGTGAGCCGCGACTACTGGTGGCCTTTCCCCACCATGGACGTAGGGGTTAATCCGAATATGCCGCAAAACGATAAATGGTAG
- a CDS encoding copper homeostasis protein CutC — protein MAAAKFELCAFNIQSCLIAEKLGVYRVELCDNPVEGGTTPGYGTIQRTRERISIKLYPILRPRCGNYYYDEDELAILKTDIAKCKELGCDGISIGIQRIDGTIDVEQLSRFVEWAYPMGVTCNRAFDATPDPFQALEDIVRSGCERILTSGQLSGAPEAGELLGKLVKQAGNRISIMPGAGINAGNIATLREESGAHEFHGSVRKVIPNNMQFANPLVLDYGNVYLPDEEQLTAILHALD, from the coding sequence ATGGCTGCTGCAAAATTTGAACTGTGCGCCTTTAATATCCAGTCCTGCCTGATAGCAGAAAAACTGGGCGTTTACCGTGTAGAGCTTTGTGATAATCCGGTGGAGGGTGGTACCACACCTGGTTATGGTACTATTCAAAGGACCCGTGAAAGGATCTCCATCAAACTGTATCCTATCCTCCGCCCGCGCTGCGGGAATTATTACTATGACGAAGATGAGCTGGCCATCTTGAAAACAGATATTGCCAAATGCAAAGAGCTGGGCTGTGATGGTATCTCCATCGGCATACAGCGTATTGACGGTACCATTGATGTGGAGCAGCTGAGCCGCTTTGTGGAATGGGCCTATCCCATGGGTGTTACCTGCAACAGGGCTTTTGACGCTACGCCGGATCCTTTCCAGGCCCTGGAAGATATTGTGCGCAGCGGCTGCGAGCGTATCCTTACTTCCGGGCAGCTGAGCGGTGCGCCTGAGGCCGGCGAGCTGCTGGGCAAACTGGTGAAGCAGGCGGGCAACAGGATCAGCATCATGCCCGGCGCCGGGATCAATGCAGGGAATATTGCAACACTGCGGGAGGAATCGGGCGCTCATGAGTTCCATGGCTCTGTCCGCAAAGTGATCCCCAACAATATGCAGTTTGCCAATCCACTGGTACTTGATTATGGTAATGTATATCTTCCTGATGAAGAACAATTGACCGCCATACTACATGCCCTGGATTAA
- a CDS encoding glycoside hydrolase family 88 protein, whose amino-acid sequence MKYFIGPLMAGVILVASFCSGRDENGFVQQNLDFADSQLKAMLLALDVEPNRIDNFPRTTDGQGKMVTTNMYDWTPGFFPGSLWYAYQNKADAAMKAAAIRWTEKLEPLKDFKDHHDLGFMMYCSYGNAYRLTDNQQYRDHLVQAARSLCTRFNPTVGCIKSWNKFQSWHGETAYYFPVIIDNMMNLELLFFATEVTGDSSFYKIAVTHADNTLRYQFREDHSSYHVVCYDTLTGKVLGRETAQGFADNSTWSRGQAWAIYGYTMTYRKTKDPRYLQAAMGMADFYLGHRNLPADKVPYWDFNIGQSGYTPGVRSYAVKESSALRDVSAAAITTSGLFELSQYAGDQGPRYKQAAIDMLHVLASPAYKASPGENGHFLLKHSVGSIPHQTEIDVPLVYADYYFLEALHRYKQLLQGKDLLH is encoded by the coding sequence ATGAAGTATTTTATTGGTCCTTTAATGGCAGGAGTGATCCTGGTGGCCTCCTTTTGCAGTGGCCGGGATGAGAACGGCTTTGTACAACAGAACCTGGACTTTGCTGACAGCCAGTTGAAAGCCATGCTGCTTGCCCTGGACGTGGAACCCAACCGCATTGATAATTTCCCGCGCACCACTGACGGCCAGGGAAAAATGGTGACCACCAATATGTACGACTGGACTCCCGGCTTCTTCCCCGGCAGCCTCTGGTATGCCTACCAGAACAAGGCCGATGCAGCTATGAAAGCCGCCGCCATCCGCTGGACGGAAAAACTGGAGCCGCTCAAAGATTTCAAGGACCACCACGACCTGGGCTTCATGATGTATTGCAGTTATGGCAATGCCTACCGGCTTACTGATAACCAGCAGTACCGGGATCACCTGGTGCAGGCAGCCCGCTCTCTCTGCACACGTTTCAATCCCACCGTGGGTTGTATCAAATCCTGGAATAAGTTCCAGTCCTGGCACGGTGAAACAGCTTACTATTTCCCCGTGATCATTGACAATATGATGAACCTGGAACTGCTGTTCTTTGCTACGGAAGTAACGGGCGACAGCTCCTTTTACAAAATAGCGGTGACACATGCAGACAATACCCTCAGGTACCAGTTCCGGGAGGACCACAGCTCGTATCATGTAGTGTGTTATGACACCCTCACCGGTAAAGTGCTGGGCCGCGAGACGGCGCAGGGCTTTGCGGACAACAGTACCTGGTCGCGCGGGCAGGCCTGGGCCATCTATGGTTATACCATGACCTACCGCAAGACCAAAGATCCGCGCTACCTGCAAGCTGCTATGGGTATGGCTGATTTTTACCTTGGTCACCGGAACCTGCCGGCCGATAAAGTGCCTTACTGGGATTTCAATATCGGGCAGTCCGGTTATACACCCGGTGTGCGTTCCTATGCCGTAAAGGAAAGCTCTGCATTGCGTGATGTGTCTGCCGCAGCCATTACTACCTCCGGTCTGTTTGAGCTGAGCCAGTATGCAGGTGATCAGGGACCCCGTTACAAACAGGCGGCTATCGATATGCTGCATGTGCTGGCCAGCCCTGCCTATAAAGCCAGTCCCGGCGAGAACGGTCATTTCCTCTTAAAACATAGTGTAGGCAGTATCCCGCACCAGACCGAGATAGATGTGCCGCTGGTATATGCCGATTATTATTTCCTGGAAGCCCTGCATCGCTACAAACAATTGCTGCAGGGCAAAGACCTGCTTCATTAA
- a CDS encoding N(4)-(beta-N-acetylglucosaminyl)-L-asparaginase, with protein sequence MSSSTRRKFLQRTLVLPAGLLPGVTLFSNTKPRQSGNNGPVVVSTWSSGKVANAAAWPFLGKEGHALDAVENGVRVIEADPRYQTVGYGGLPDRDGRVTLDACIMDEQYRCGSVMCLEHIKHPISVARLIMEKTPHIILVGEGALRFALANGFTKENLLTPEAEKAWKEWLKTSNYAPVINIEDQVYNKHTDPMPGGPDNHDTIGMLAIDAAGRMSGACTTSGLAYKMQGRVGDSPVIGSGLYVDGEAGAATASGVGEEVIRIVGAHLVVELIRQGHDPEAACKQAVERIIRRNPVKAKAIQVGFLALSRSGQHGAYALQKGFTYAVKTTAGESIIAAKSIY encoded by the coding sequence ATGTCTTCATCCACCCGCAGAAAATTTTTGCAGCGAACCCTGGTATTGCCTGCTGGCCTGCTGCCCGGCGTTACTTTGTTCAGCAATACCAAACCCCGGCAGTCCGGCAACAATGGGCCTGTGGTGGTGTCCACCTGGAGTTCGGGCAAAGTGGCCAATGCCGCCGCCTGGCCGTTCTTAGGGAAAGAAGGGCATGCCCTTGACGCCGTGGAGAATGGTGTGCGTGTGATTGAGGCCGATCCCAGATACCAGACCGTAGGTTATGGCGGCCTGCCGGACCGTGATGGCCGGGTGACGCTGGACGCCTGCATCATGGACGAGCAATATCGCTGTGGCTCCGTCATGTGCCTGGAGCATATCAAACATCCTATCTCGGTGGCGCGGCTCATCATGGAAAAAACACCGCATATCATCCTGGTGGGAGAGGGTGCTTTACGTTTTGCGCTGGCCAATGGGTTTACCAAAGAGAACCTGCTGACGCCGGAAGCGGAGAAAGCCTGGAAAGAGTGGCTGAAGACTTCCAACTATGCACCGGTGATCAATATTGAGGACCAGGTGTACAATAAGCACACTGATCCTATGCCGGGAGGACCGGATAATCACGATACTATTGGCATGCTTGCTATAGATGCCGCGGGCAGGATGAGCGGCGCCTGTACCACCAGTGGGCTGGCGTACAAAATGCAGGGGCGCGTGGGGGATTCCCCTGTGATTGGTTCGGGGCTGTATGTGGATGGAGAAGCCGGCGCCGCCACTGCTTCGGGCGTGGGAGAAGAAGTGATCCGGATTGTGGGCGCCCACCTGGTGGTGGAACTGATACGCCAGGGGCATGACCCCGAAGCCGCCTGTAAGCAGGCCGTAGAGCGCATTATCCGGCGCAACCCGGTAAAGGCTAAAGCCATCCAGGTGGGTTTCCTGGCCCTGAGCAGGTCCGGTCAGCATGGCGCTTATGCATTGCAGAAAGGATTTACCTATGCGGTAAAAACCACCGCCGGGGAAAGTATTATTGCTGCGAAAAGTATTTACTAA
- a CDS encoding TonB-dependent receptor, which produces MRLPIASYGPAMKKVAGIMACMLTTLLVMAQAQQRTGSIVDENGNPVPNASVTEKNGAANATSNPGGVFTISVPKGATLVLSSVSFETTEFVVGDASSFTITMRTKSGVLSDVVVVGYGTRRRTNVTSAVATIDNKKLENRPVTNAIGALQGVAAGLTIGRVNGQPGAEGYNIQIRGYSSAYGGAALVLIDGAPGNLGGLNPNDIENISVLKDAAAASIYGARAAGGVILVTTKKGKSGKPVFSYNGRYASQKPANVPGKLHSWEEAEMLNESRINAGQTAGYTDEQIGWMKDPNVEYIVNPANPNDYLYFYDLDQRPIVLRDQSPQWDHNFSVRGGGQKDSYFGSIGYFKQQGVFKLGPDKTDRINARFNYQNQLSNVLSLDARISYRQSNVLAPSVGTANIFSNLYTTRALYPTFFPGTTDRYINDNSGNFAYARLKDGGAADQRTDEFSGQFSLRAKDVVKGLTLTASYNPRLLTQTHTFENRTIPRYNLIGVGSYINTINSYQKNTLQQMANNLQLLVDYDLSIGDHDFHVLGGYAYEDQRDDTSFTTASNLYSNDLFTTGIGDPSLNVLREGITAWGMESYFGRFNYAYKGRYLLEASLRYDGSSRLSPVDRWELFPSVSLGWRISEENWFSNFLPGVNEFKLRGSWGRLGNSDGMNSNYEYMSLLEAGPFYPFNNTRARSVYQRLLASAQKSWETIETANIGLDLTLLRNRLNLTADYYTKTNNEMLVPIQVSSIIGIATPTYNLAKLKTWGWEISLGWRDNVNKQFSYWINANIGDNWNKVLEYNGLTSIVPGSNFIVEGKPLNTLYGYQAAGYYQTADELTTNPRFNSNVGVGDLKYIDQNKDNLINVGRGNLADPGDLVDLGNTSPRYMYGFDFGFNFKGFDFMALFQGVGQRKLFLQPAALYPYTSSWIMPMDYHRDHWTPENTDARFPRLFIGGAQNTQYSSHWLMNGAYLRLKNVQLGYNLPAAWISKAKLSAARVYFSGQDLWEINNMWLKNAFDPEMPSNATWQYPFFRTYSVGVNLTF; this is translated from the coding sequence ATGCGATTGCCAATTGCCAGTTATGGCCCTGCTATGAAAAAAGTGGCCGGGATAATGGCATGTATGTTGACCACTCTCCTGGTGATGGCCCAGGCACAGCAGCGAACAGGTTCCATTGTAGATGAAAATGGTAATCCTGTCCCCAATGCTTCTGTGACGGAAAAGAATGGCGCAGCCAACGCCACTTCCAACCCCGGCGGTGTTTTTACCATCTCCGTCCCCAAGGGCGCCACCCTGGTGCTCAGCTCCGTCAGTTTTGAAACAACAGAATTTGTAGTGGGTGATGCCAGCAGCTTCACCATTACTATGCGAACCAAATCCGGTGTGCTCAGTGATGTGGTGGTGGTAGGGTACGGTACCCGACGCCGCACCAATGTGACCAGTGCTGTAGCCACTATTGATAATAAAAAGCTGGAGAACCGGCCTGTTACCAATGCCATCGGCGCCCTGCAGGGGGTAGCTGCCGGTCTGACCATTGGCCGGGTGAACGGCCAGCCCGGTGCAGAAGGATACAATATCCAGATCCGTGGTTACAGCTCTGCCTATGGCGGCGCTGCTTTGGTGCTGATAGATGGCGCCCCCGGTAACCTCGGTGGACTGAATCCTAACGATATTGAAAATATCAGTGTATTGAAAGATGCGGCCGCCGCCTCTATCTACGGCGCCCGTGCCGCCGGCGGGGTGATCCTGGTGACCACCAAAAAAGGGAAATCCGGAAAGCCGGTATTCTCTTATAATGGCCGTTATGCCAGCCAGAAACCCGCCAACGTGCCGGGTAAGCTGCATTCCTGGGAAGAAGCGGAAATGCTGAATGAATCCCGGATCAATGCGGGGCAGACTGCCGGTTATACCGATGAGCAGATAGGCTGGATGAAGGATCCCAATGTAGAGTATATCGTGAATCCCGCCAATCCCAATGACTATCTCTATTTCTACGACCTGGACCAGCGTCCCATAGTGCTGCGGGACCAGAGCCCCCAATGGGACCATAACTTCTCCGTCAGGGGTGGTGGCCAGAAGGACAGCTATTTTGGTTCTATCGGTTATTTCAAACAGCAGGGTGTGTTCAAGCTGGGGCCCGATAAAACGGACAGGATCAATGCCCGCTTCAACTACCAGAACCAGCTGAGCAATGTCCTCAGCCTGGATGCCCGGATCTCCTACCGCCAGTCCAATGTGCTGGCGCCCAGCGTAGGCACGGCCAATATCTTCAGCAACCTGTATACCACCCGCGCGCTGTACCCCACGTTCTTCCCGGGCACTACGGACAGGTATATCAATGATAACAGCGGTAACTTCGCCTATGCCAGGCTGAAAGACGGCGGCGCTGCCGACCAGCGTACCGATGAGTTCAGCGGCCAGTTCTCGCTCCGCGCAAAAGATGTGGTGAAAGGGTTAACGCTGACCGCCAGCTATAACCCCCGCCTGCTGACACAGACCCATACTTTTGAGAACAGGACCATTCCCCGCTATAACCTGATAGGGGTGGGCAGCTATATCAATACCATCAACAGCTACCAGAAAAATACCCTGCAGCAAATGGCTAACAACCTTCAGCTGCTGGTGGATTATGACCTCAGCATCGGCGATCATGATTTCCATGTACTGGGTGGTTATGCCTACGAGGACCAGCGGGATGATACCAGCTTCACTACGGCCAGCAACCTGTACTCCAATGACCTGTTCACTACGGGCATTGGCGATCCCTCCCTCAACGTACTGCGGGAAGGCATCACGGCCTGGGGCATGGAATCCTATTTCGGGCGCTTCAACTACGCCTATAAAGGCCGCTACCTGCTGGAAGCCAGCCTGCGTTATGATGGTAGCTCCAGGCTCTCGCCGGTAGACCGCTGGGAACTGTTCCCCTCCGTATCACTCGGCTGGCGGATCAGCGAGGAAAACTGGTTCAGTAACTTCCTGCCTGGCGTCAATGAGTTCAAGCTGCGCGGCTCCTGGGGCCGGTTGGGTAACTCGGATGGTATGAACAGCAACTATGAGTATATGTCGCTCCTGGAAGCCGGACCATTCTATCCCTTCAACAATACCCGGGCCCGGTCCGTGTACCAACGCCTGCTGGCTTCTGCACAGAAGAGCTGGGAGACCATTGAGACCGCCAATATCGGGCTGGACCTCACGTTGCTGCGCAACCGCCTTAACCTGACCGCCGATTATTACACCAAGACCAATAACGAAATGCTGGTGCCCATCCAGGTGTCCAGCATCATCGGCATAGCCACGCCCACCTATAACCTGGCCAAGCTCAAGACCTGGGGCTGGGAGATCAGCCTGGGCTGGAGAGACAATGTCAACAAACAGTTCTCCTACTGGATCAATGCCAATATTGGCGATAACTGGAACAAAGTGCTTGAATACAATGGGCTGACCAGCATTGTGCCCGGTTCCAACTTCATTGTGGAAGGCAAGCCGCTCAATACCCTCTATGGTTACCAGGCTGCCGGTTACTACCAGACAGCGGACGAGCTGACCACCAACCCCCGCTTCAACAGCAATGTGGGCGTTGGTGATCTGAAATACATAGACCAGAACAAGGACAATCTTATCAACGTGGGCAGGGGTAACCTGGCTGATCCGGGCGACCTGGTAGACCTGGGCAATACTTCACCCCGTTACATGTATGGCTTTGACTTTGGTTTCAATTTCAAAGGTTTTGATTTCATGGCCCTGTTCCAGGGAGTAGGCCAGCGCAAGCTGTTCCTGCAGCCTGCGGCGCTCTATCCTTACACTTCCAGCTGGATCATGCCCATGGATTACCATCGTGACCACTGGACCCCGGAAAACACAGATGCAAGATTCCCCCGCCTCTTTATCGGCGGTGCGCAGAATACGCAGTATTCCAGCCACTGGCTGATGAACGGCGCTTACCTGCGTCTCAAGAACGTGCAGCTGGGCTATAACCTGCCTGCAGCCTGGATCAGCAAGGCCAAGCTCAGTGCAGCAAGGGTGTATTTCTCCGGCCAGGATCTCTGGGAGATCAATAATATGTGGCTGAAGAATGCCTTTGATCCCGAGATGCCCAGCAATGCCACCTGGCAGTATCCCTTCTTCCGTACCTATTCCGTGGGCGTTAACCTGACTTTCTAA
- a CDS encoding heparinase II/III family protein, translated as MIRSVLPLLLLLCSVSLSAQLSRNWLAGQYDTAVLRRSLQPAALAHEFPAYADRARWESITPVYRERLIREGESRLDYKWQVVPASVYLEYGRSGNRYIQEDLYNENITALKQLAFAELAEGKGRFLPQLIDGAWAVCEISSWSISASINLQKKGGSLPDITEPVIELGAGITANAMAWVYYHFKDAFNKTNPLIARRIKQEIERRILVPYYTRNDLWWMALDGRQRMVNNWNIWLNYNVLTCLLLVEDDPGKQLTGIYKTMRSADQFINYYKEDGACEEGPAYWSHAGGMLYNYLSMLRTATGGAVDLFDKPLVKNIAAYIGKAYIAGNWFLNYADAAAQLHTDPGMVYAFGKATGDASLQQFGAYLAQQAQWENKVPVETLFAGVRNLFAAKEILTITAQPSLPEAVWLNNTGIAVARDLAGSSKGFYFSALAGHNAESHNHNDVGTCVVFYDGQPILIDVGNETYNAQTFGPRRYAIWTMRSAYHNVPLINGVEQHEGQRYAARAVAFSHDQKGAKFSLDIAAAYPDSAAVREWTRSYQLKKQQSFTITDKYNLEKNNGQTALHFMTSAAVRSLRDGVLELQSGPVVLQLQYDPRLLQPTVETVPVKDKLLLKSWPPEIRRIVFRLRSTKLSGSHQLVLRKVS; from the coding sequence ATGATCCGATCTGTTCTTCCGCTCCTGCTGCTCCTTTGCTCCGTATCCCTGTCCGCACAGTTATCCCGTAACTGGCTGGCCGGTCAGTATGATACGGCTGTCCTGCGGCGCTCCCTGCAACCGGCGGCACTGGCCCATGAGTTCCCGGCCTATGCTGACAGGGCCCGCTGGGAAAGCATAACTCCTGTTTACAGGGAGCGGCTGATCAGAGAAGGGGAGAGCAGGCTGGATTACAAATGGCAGGTAGTGCCGGCCAGCGTATACCTGGAATACGGCCGCAGCGGCAACAGGTATATCCAGGAGGATCTGTACAATGAAAATATCACGGCCCTTAAACAGCTCGCTTTTGCGGAGCTGGCGGAAGGCAAAGGACGTTTTCTTCCACAGCTGATAGATGGCGCCTGGGCAGTTTGCGAGATCAGCAGCTGGTCCATCTCCGCCAGTATCAACCTCCAGAAAAAAGGCGGCAGTCTGCCGGATATTACAGAGCCTGTGATTGAGCTGGGCGCGGGTATCACGGCCAATGCCATGGCCTGGGTATACTACCATTTCAAAGATGCGTTCAATAAGACCAACCCGCTGATAGCACGGCGCATCAAACAGGAAATTGAGCGCAGGATACTGGTCCCCTATTATACCCGGAATGATCTCTGGTGGATGGCCCTGGATGGCCGGCAGCGAATGGTCAATAACTGGAATATCTGGCTCAACTACAATGTACTCACCTGCCTGCTGCTGGTGGAAGATGATCCCGGCAAACAACTGACCGGCATTTACAAGACCATGCGGTCGGCCGATCAGTTCATCAACTATTACAAAGAAGATGGGGCCTGTGAAGAAGGACCGGCGTACTGGTCGCACGCAGGCGGAATGTTATACAATTACCTGTCCATGCTGCGCACAGCCACCGGCGGGGCTGTTGACCTGTTTGATAAGCCCCTGGTCAAAAATATTGCCGCCTATATCGGCAAAGCCTATATAGCCGGTAACTGGTTCCTCAACTATGCCGATGCGGCTGCACAGCTGCATACAGATCCGGGAATGGTATATGCTTTCGGTAAAGCCACTGGTGATGCTTCGCTGCAGCAATTTGGCGCTTACCTGGCGCAGCAGGCGCAATGGGAAAACAAAGTGCCGGTGGAAACACTATTTGCCGGTGTGCGCAATCTGTTTGCTGCAAAAGAGATACTGACCATTACTGCCCAACCATCGCTGCCTGAAGCCGTGTGGCTGAACAATACAGGCATTGCGGTGGCCAGGGACCTTGCCGGTTCGTCCAAAGGTTTTTATTTCTCCGCCCTGGCCGGCCACAACGCAGAAAGCCATAACCACAACGATGTGGGTACCTGCGTGGTCTTTTATGACGGCCAGCCCATCCTGATCGATGTGGGCAATGAGACCTATAATGCCCAGACCTTCGGGCCGCGCCGCTATGCTATCTGGACCATGCGTTCAGCCTATCACAATGTGCCGCTGATCAATGGTGTGGAGCAGCACGAAGGACAGCGTTATGCCGCCCGCGCAGTGGCTTTCAGCCATGATCAGAAAGGGGCGAAGTTCAGCCTGGATATAGCGGCTGCTTACCCGGACAGTGCTGCGGTGCGGGAATGGACCCGGAGTTACCAGCTAAAAAAACAACAGTCCTTTACCATAACAGATAAGTATAACCTTGAAAAGAACAACGGGCAGACAGCGCTGCATTTTATGACCAGCGCTGCTGTCCGGAGCCTCAGAGACGGTGTGCTGGAGTTGCAGTCGGGCCCGGTGGTCCTGCAACTGCAGTATGATCCGCGGTTGCTGCAGCCAACTGTGGAAACAGTGCCGGTGAAAGACAAACTGCTGCTGAAAAGCTGGCCGCCGGAGATCCGCCGGATCGTGTTCAGGCTGCGCAGTACAAAGCTGAGTGGCAGCCACCAGCTGGTGTTGAGAAAAGTCTCCTAA
- a CDS encoding 6-bladed beta-propeller, with protein MKRRKFLQHSVTLGAAALFTAPFNIIHAQSKKGELIGHGDFRYRVNRDWGRLDRAAHPVKDCHEMVMDSKKRLIMLTNETKNNILIYDKSGKLLDSWGHRFPGGHGLTLHNENGEEFLYITDIDLGEVYKTTLTGEVLLTIRHPKTIGQYDACDKFMPTETCIGPTGDIYVADGYGSQFVLQYSPQGEFIRKFGGNSYQPDKFKQVHGIALDTRDPNNPVLLCTDRMKNCFKRFSLDGQYLDSIHLPGAYMSRPVIDGDMVYSGVCFSALQHYMLTYNSGFVTILDKHNKVVSNPGGTRPRYKQGELELMVQDKPIFKHCHDVCVDDDKNLYICQWNADGVYPYKLERV; from the coding sequence ATGAAACGCAGAAAATTTTTACAGCACTCAGTTACCCTGGGCGCCGCAGCCCTCTTTACTGCCCCTTTCAATATTATTCATGCCCAATCGAAGAAAGGCGAGCTTATTGGCCATGGAGATTTCCGGTACCGGGTCAACCGCGACTGGGGCCGGCTGGACCGCGCCGCCCATCCCGTGAAAGATTGCCACGAGATGGTGATGGACAGTAAAAAGCGGCTCATTATGCTCACCAACGAGACAAAGAACAATATTCTCATCTATGATAAATCCGGCAAGCTGCTGGACAGCTGGGGACACCGCTTTCCCGGTGGGCATGGTCTCACCCTGCACAATGAGAACGGTGAAGAATTTCTCTACATCACAGATATAGACCTGGGCGAAGTGTACAAGACCACGCTCACCGGTGAGGTCCTGCTCACTATCCGCCATCCAAAGACCATCGGGCAATATGACGCCTGTGATAAGTTCATGCCCACAGAAACCTGCATTGGCCCCACGGGCGATATCTATGTGGCCGATGGTTATGGTTCGCAGTTCGTATTGCAGTACAGTCCCCAAGGGGAATTCATCCGCAAGTTCGGTGGCAACAGTTACCAGCCCGATAAATTCAAGCAGGTGCATGGCATTGCCCTGGATACCCGTGATCCCAATAACCCGGTGCTGCTCTGCACGGACAGGATGAAGAACTGCTTCAAGCGGTTCTCGCTGGATGGGCAATACCTGGATTCTATCCACCTGCCCGGCGCTTATATGAGCCGGCCGGTGATTGATGGGGATATGGTATATTCGGGTGTCTGTTTTTCTGCCCTGCAACATTATATGCTCACCTACAATTCCGGTTTTGTGACCATCCTGGATAAGCACAATAAAGTAGTGTCCAATCCCGGAGGCACCAGACCGAGATACAAACAGGGCGAGCTGGAACTGATGGTGCAGGACAAACCCATCTTCAAGCATTGTCATGATGTTTGCGTGGATGACGATAAGAACCTGTACATCTGCCAATGGAATGCAGATGGCGTATATCCTTACAAACTGGAGCGCGTTTAA